One Dysosmobacter welbionis DNA segment encodes these proteins:
- a CDS encoding ankyrin repeat domain-containing protein produces the protein MYEIAYLGRWETLPETAAAICDHDTPKLEALLQGGLDLDVPIQLSEYIKLMPLEIAVFRNDVPMIHFLLEHGADSSLAEEQPLLLTAARCCGPEVVKLFVGQTAQLTPKQKERAFQEVRWGKRPENIPVLEQAGITVDKFGGEAFRAAVSEGNTKLARLLLEKGADINYHKPDMVFPNASTAVTEAVRHKNLPMVRWLIEQGADITIADKYGDRPYTVAVQNKNQELADYLKALEPEEWHNEQEKLRQLMPYKLPARLVEYLKTGPLRLEFPEQKWVKWAELYSFMDVQEMTWKRKKLLSLMAAMDNYSDYLLLWSPRDKKLWYLDIEHEEFHPLAKWDDFIADPGRYLNGMIEGEFEE, from the coding sequence ATGTACGAAATTGCCTATCTTGGCCGCTGGGAGACTCTCCCGGAAACGGCTGCCGCCATCTGTGACCATGACACTCCCAAGCTGGAGGCGCTGCTTCAAGGTGGCCTGGATTTAGATGTTCCCATCCAGCTCAGCGAATACATCAAGCTGATGCCATTGGAGATCGCGGTTTTTCGGAATGATGTGCCTATGATCCACTTCCTGCTGGAGCATGGGGCTGATTCCAGTCTGGCAGAGGAACAGCCCCTACTGCTCACCGCCGCCCGCTGTTGTGGGCCGGAGGTGGTGAAACTCTTTGTGGGACAGACCGCGCAGCTTACCCCCAAGCAGAAAGAGCGGGCCTTCCAGGAAGTGCGCTGGGGCAAGCGCCCGGAGAATATCCCGGTGCTGGAGCAAGCCGGGATCACAGTGGACAAGTTTGGCGGCGAGGCATTCCGGGCCGCTGTGTCCGAGGGCAATACCAAACTTGCCCGGCTGCTTCTGGAAAAAGGGGCAGACATCAATTACCACAAGCCGGACATGGTGTTTCCGAACGCCTCCACCGCTGTCACCGAAGCTGTCCGACACAAAAATCTTCCCATGGTGCGCTGGCTCATTGAGCAAGGAGCCGACATCACCATTGCTGACAAATACGGCGACCGGCCTTACACCGTGGCGGTGCAGAACAAGAATCAGGAGCTGGCCGACTACCTGAAAGCCCTGGAACCGGAGGAATGGCACAACGAGCAGGAAAAGCTCCGGCAGCTCATGCCCTATAAGCTGCCTGCCCGGCTGGTGGAATACTTGAAGACCGGCCCCCTGCGGCTGGAGTTCCCGGAGCAGAAATGGGTGAAGTGGGCAGAGCTCTACTCTTTCATGGATGTGCAGGAGATGACCTGGAAGCGGAAGAAGCTGCTCTCCCTGATGGCGGCCATGGACAATTACAGCGACTATCTGCTGCTGTGGAGCCCCAGGGACAAAAAGCTGTGGTATCTGGATATCGAGCATGAGGAATTCCACCCTCTGGCCAAATGGGATGACTTCATCGCAGATCCCGGCCGGTATCTGAACGGGATGATTGAGGGCGAGTTTGAGGAGTAA
- a CDS encoding Imm17 family immunity protein, with protein sequence MNSGQITAFLQEHWYIASVIIGAVILIGAIRNWNWLCDPTGTRDAHRHGRGYRRVVFFLLGVLLIVVSIWGFVLKLK encoded by the coding sequence ATGAACAGCGGGCAGATTACGGCTTTTTTACAGGAGCATTGGTATATTGCCTCGGTAATCATCGGTGCAGTGATTTTGATCGGAGCGATCCGCAACTGGAACTGGCTCTGCGACCCCACCGGTACGCGGGATGCCCACCGCCACGGCAGGGGATACCGGCGGGTGGTTTTCTTTTTGTTGGGTGTCCTCCTGATCGTGGTGAGTATCTGGGGATTTGTGCTGAAATTGAAATAG
- a CDS encoding DUF2004 domain-containing protein — translation MKLNCKRIDFTYTPGEEIFNFPEESGLPFLFDVEGELTADSAAMDAVGEMLDEAERLAEKAKAAIKAALADEGSPYHDAVVFFMEFHRDDVGPDIAAELFPGTDPAKLSFAEMADFLRLKRFGSLVDSEMNQQVFILDLSFNPEITDELMVVYFDLNQEIFCITHES, via the coding sequence GTGAAGCTGAACTGTAAACGCATTGATTTTACATATACACCCGGCGAGGAGATATTCAACTTTCCCGAGGAATCGGGGCTGCCCTTTCTCTTCGATGTGGAGGGAGAACTGACCGCTGATTCTGCTGCCATGGATGCGGTAGGAGAAATGCTGGATGAGGCGGAGAGATTGGCGGAAAAGGCCAAAGCTGCCATCAAAGCGGCGCTGGCGGACGAGGGCAGCCCCTACCACGATGCCGTGGTATTTTTCATGGAGTTCCACCGGGACGATGTAGGCCCGGATATTGCGGCGGAACTTTTTCCAGGAACCGACCCGGCCAAGCTGTCCTTTGCCGAGATGGCGGACTTTTTGCGGCTCAAGCGGTTCGGCAGCCTGGTGGATAGCGAGATGAATCAGCAAGTTTTCATTCTGGACCTGTCCTTCAACCCAGAGATCACCGACGAGCTGATGGTGGTCTACTTTGACTTGAACCAGGAGATTTTCTGTATCACCCACGAGAGCTGA
- a CDS encoding DUF2262 domain-containing protein, whose protein sequence is MFEEFYEMYEPEEQEVVALINRCIGGGYNNRGNFWEMTVVTLGMVFCDTGKVSTKEERLDWPVTDEERNSEKGWGRFGKEQICRLKIRRMKEEWAKDLVAWPWCIAQVVKAHEDCPELQAVLDEYHRPVVLQDETLGELTLDKDYNTFEGEIQWCGTDVYLSLEVNAESKPSWTRARSAAKKLLADCETWDKAMRELAAKNLTGLANDWLSQDEENPRDPGTDPITEEELARRISMTSLSVTSGGSFTVWFDCDEMFTDHAVTVYGSLKKGLKAANIEG, encoded by the coding sequence ATGTTTGAAGAATTCTATGAGATGTACGAGCCCGAGGAGCAGGAAGTGGTCGCTCTGATTAATCGCTGCATTGGGGGCGGATATAACAACAGGGGCAACTTTTGGGAAATGACTGTTGTGACGCTGGGCATGGTGTTCTGTGACACCGGCAAGGTCAGCACCAAAGAGGAGCGGCTGGATTGGCCGGTCACCGACGAGGAGCGTAACAGCGAAAAGGGCTGGGGACGCTTTGGCAAGGAGCAGATCTGCCGCCTGAAGATCCGCCGAATGAAGGAAGAATGGGCAAAGGATCTGGTGGCGTGGCCCTGGTGTATCGCCCAGGTGGTCAAGGCCCACGAGGACTGCCCGGAGCTTCAGGCCGTTCTGGACGAGTACCACAGGCCGGTGGTGCTCCAGGATGAGACGCTGGGGGAGCTGACGCTGGACAAGGACTATAACACCTTTGAGGGTGAGATCCAGTGGTGCGGAACGGATGTGTACCTGTCTCTGGAGGTCAATGCGGAGAGCAAGCCCTCCTGGACCCGTGCCCGCAGTGCCGCCAAGAAGCTGCTGGCCGACTGCGAGACCTGGGACAAGGCCATGCGGGAGCTTGCGGCAAAGAACCTGACCGGGCTGGCCAACGACTGGCTCTCCCAGGATGAGGAAAACCCCCGTGACCCGGGAACAGACCCCATCACAGAGGAAGAACTTGCCCGGCGGATCAGCATGACGAGCCTGTCCGTCACCTCCGGCGGCAGCTTCACCGTCTGGTTTGACTGCGACGAGATGTTCACCGACCATGCGGTGACGGTCTACGGCTCCTTGAAAAAGGGCCTCAAAGCTGCCAACATTGAGGGGTAA
- a CDS encoding sigma-54-dependent Fis family transcriptional regulator, whose amino-acid sequence MDISVLYIIPNDRIIETVQRVMQRCDVNYPVYYGTMSGALEIAKRMIAQGSRVIVSTGLTALYLRKHLSVPVLELLFTNTEFARAIQEGLAFSDKILIVASTYVNYFVQRSLELFQNPTHSIQAAVLSLDRPFEEQVQEYLDQGDFDVVISSTPGVKQARINGKIGILFDVDEKMVEFSIQTARSLLDFVVHRAENDQLIHAVMNYTQEGLIITDRDGIISQLNASAERIIGTVNEEACGQNADQLLANRHIVDSLTNESGLADPEAHPVVLQRNTIQLDGKSVGILLSIHDMADIRMLERSAKRIHELNGHVATWRLSNIIGKSEAISQARQMARRFSQYNSTVLILGETGTGKELFAQGIHNASPRRNEPFLAINCAALPEQLLESELFGYVKGAFTGARSNGKTGLFEAANGGTIFLDEISEIPPNMQARLLRVIQERQVVRIGDDKVIPVDIRILAASNRDLRTLVQQGAFRADLYYRLSVLELKVPPLSWRREDIPLLAQSLLQNKNKALNTHVTGFAPEALEVLQSLEWPGNIRQLSNFIERLMILSDPPLITGENARALAQNEATKELPVSREGHFPTLEEAESNLIRKALDQTGGSRTAAAQLLGIHPSTLWRKLRDFDTEIPL is encoded by the coding sequence ATGGATATTTCTGTCCTTTATATTATTCCGAATGACCGGATTATTGAAACTGTCCAACGGGTTATGCAGCGTTGTGATGTTAACTATCCGGTATATTATGGAACCATGTCCGGAGCTTTGGAAATTGCGAAGCGGATGATCGCTCAGGGGAGCCGGGTGATTGTCAGCACCGGACTGACGGCTCTGTATTTGCGCAAGCATCTTTCTGTGCCTGTTCTGGAACTGCTTTTTACAAATACGGAGTTTGCCAGAGCCATTCAGGAGGGACTTGCTTTTTCCGATAAGATTCTCATAGTTGCCAGTACCTATGTTAATTATTTTGTCCAGCGCAGTCTGGAGTTGTTTCAAAATCCAACCCATTCTATTCAGGCGGCTGTGCTGTCTCTCGACCGCCCCTTTGAAGAGCAGGTTCAAGAATATCTTGACCAAGGCGATTTTGACGTGGTCATTTCGTCCACGCCTGGCGTGAAGCAGGCGCGAATCAACGGGAAAATCGGGATTTTGTTTGACGTTGATGAAAAAATGGTTGAGTTTTCCATACAGACTGCGCGTTCTTTGCTGGATTTTGTAGTACACCGCGCGGAAAACGATCAGCTAATACACGCTGTTATGAATTATACGCAAGAAGGGCTTATTATTACGGACCGCGACGGGATCATTTCACAGCTCAACGCCTCTGCAGAGCGCATTATTGGCACTGTAAATGAGGAAGCCTGCGGGCAGAATGCCGACCAGCTGCTGGCGAATCGTCATATTGTAGATTCTCTTACCAATGAAAGTGGTCTGGCTGATCCGGAGGCCCATCCGGTCGTTTTGCAGCGCAACACGATCCAACTGGATGGAAAATCTGTTGGCATATTACTCTCCATTCACGACATGGCGGATATTCGGATGCTGGAACGCTCTGCCAAACGCATTCATGAGTTGAACGGCCATGTTGCCACATGGCGCCTTTCCAATATTATTGGCAAATCGGAGGCTATTTCTCAGGCCCGGCAAATGGCGCGCCGCTTTTCTCAGTACAACAGCACGGTTTTGATCCTGGGAGAGACGGGCACCGGGAAAGAGTTGTTTGCCCAGGGGATCCACAATGCGAGTCCTCGCCGCAACGAACCTTTTCTGGCGATTAACTGTGCTGCCTTACCGGAACAGTTGCTGGAAAGTGAGCTGTTCGGCTATGTAAAAGGTGCATTTACAGGCGCCCGCAGCAACGGGAAAACCGGTTTATTTGAAGCAGCAAATGGAGGTACTATTTTCTTGGATGAAATCAGTGAGATCCCACCCAACATGCAGGCGCGTCTGCTTCGGGTGATCCAAGAACGTCAGGTAGTCCGGATCGGTGATGACAAAGTGATACCCGTTGATATTCGGATCCTTGCTGCCAGCAATCGGGATCTGAGGACTCTTGTGCAGCAGGGGGCATTCCGGGCAGACCTCTATTACCGGCTGAGCGTACTGGAATTAAAGGTTCCGCCTTTGTCCTGGCGCAGAGAGGATATTCCGCTACTGGCACAGTCCCTTTTACAGAACAAGAACAAGGCCCTGAATACACACGTTACGGGATTTGCTCCTGAGGCGCTGGAAGTTCTCCAAAGCCTAGAATGGCCGGGGAATATTCGTCAGCTGTCCAACTTTATTGAACGCCTGATGATTTTGTCTGATCCGCCGCTTATTACGGGGGAGAACGCCCGCGCCCTTGCGCAGAATGAGGCCACAAAAGAGCTGCCTGTTTCTAGGGAGGGCCATTTCCCTACCCTGGAGGAAGCGGAATCCAATCTGATTCGAAAGGCATTGGATCAGACGGGAGGCAGCCGTACAGCTGCTGCGCAGCTGCTGGGTATTCACCCCTCAACTTTGTGGCGGAAACTACGGGATTTTGATACAGAAATTCCTCTTTGA
- a CDS encoding DUF6138 family protein: MSLPKRDGVHGRYYLIHKPDTDPEVLVEADLCIQDVLSGAARENHAAYPTVVRNHNGTPFLPNQLLERHLSRLPLKEFPCEDAVSICDAMRRLVGWEEIRYELEKYIEKQVQERCFLVGEREDGFTVFPPCAVRPELRPEDVDEGLLRFACYVAVCHTVYGQSFESLTTEHIFGLVSQIRPDMVKKLKTNGSGKLPKDIQQRKTVHFTASANDAFATIRITARDSTEECYAEILDYLCAVLEQEEFPRSYSVECRGKEKIYLPIPGLPKKGVNQLFACAVQHPNLHPAIERYARLAMREYEWYQNLADEACAMPGSFAVFALGLEGEQWAPLVAEYLDLCDDEHSSLQEKFLHALIRKFGFQPWTLGVLVRGALSMQNLKPAKEFRSLIANAESLDALLTVKRRFSAYLLPEEDKDPKFRAIAWQSLLWAIWGPSSENGGSKVIKTVPKELKEKYQQVFA, translated from the coding sequence ATGAGTTTGCCAAAGCGTGACGGCGTACATGGCCGTTATTATCTGATCCATAAGCCGGATACTGACCCTGAGGTGCTGGTGGAAGCGGATCTCTGCATTCAGGATGTGCTGAGCGGCGCCGCCCGTGAAAATCACGCCGCCTACCCGACCGTGGTGCGAAATCATAACGGAACGCCCTTTCTCCCCAATCAGCTGCTGGAGCGGCATCTTTCCCGGCTGCCGCTGAAGGAATTTCCCTGCGAGGATGCGGTTTCCATCTGCGACGCCATGCGGCGGCTGGTGGGCTGGGAAGAGATCCGCTATGAGTTGGAGAAGTACATAGAAAAGCAGGTGCAGGAACGCTGCTTCCTTGTGGGAGAGCGGGAAGATGGCTTTACCGTCTTTCCGCCCTGCGCAGTGCGGCCGGAATTGCGTCCGGAGGATGTGGACGAAGGATTGCTGCGCTTTGCCTGCTATGTGGCTGTCTGCCATACCGTGTATGGGCAGAGTTTTGAATCCCTCACCACCGAACACATTTTCGGCTTGGTTTCCCAAATCCGTCCCGACATGGTAAAGAAACTGAAAACCAACGGCAGCGGCAAATTGCCAAAGGACATCCAACAACGTAAGACGGTGCATTTCACCGCATCGGCCAATGACGCCTTTGCCACCATCCGCATCACCGCCAGGGACTCCACGGAGGAGTGCTATGCTGAAATCCTGGACTACCTGTGCGCGGTGCTGGAGCAGGAGGAATTCCCCCGCAGTTACTCGGTGGAGTGCAGAGGAAAGGAGAAAATCTATCTGCCCATTCCCGGCTTGCCCAAGAAGGGAGTCAATCAGCTCTTTGCCTGCGCTGTGCAACACCCCAATCTGCATCCGGCTATAGAGCGATACGCTCGTCTGGCTATGCGGGAGTATGAGTGGTACCAAAACCTCGCGGATGAAGCCTGCGCCATGCCCGGCTCTTTTGCTGTGTTCGCTCTGGGGCTGGAAGGAGAACAGTGGGCGCCGCTGGTGGCGGAGTATCTGGATCTCTGCGATGACGAGCACTCCTCCCTGCAAGAGAAATTCCTTCATGCCTTGATCCGGAAGTTTGGTTTCCAACCATGGACACTGGGCGTATTGGTACGGGGCGCATTGTCCATGCAGAATCTAAAGCCTGCAAAGGAGTTCCGCAGCCTGATTGCCAACGCGGAAAGCCTGGATGCGCTGCTGACAGTCAAGCGCCGCTTTTCCGCGTATCTCCTGCCGGAAGAGGACAAGGACCCGAAATTCCGGGCCATCGCTTGGCAGAGCCTGCTCTGGGCCATCTGGGGCCCGTCCTCTGAAAACGGCGGCAGCAAGGTCATCAAGACGGTGCCAAAGGAACTGAAAGAGAAATACCAGCAGGTATTTGCGTAA
- a CDS encoding DUF2262 domain-containing protein, translated as MKKRTVKDFIALYAQEDGEKLVLIQSGTSADKTFLDTFWTAHTHALAMADVQTGQVISGRCYLSWPLTDKERESGGYSKRFAKGRIYRIKARGWKGDALSEPQWYVTEILEEGVPCPALEELWAEYTKPILLEDEVLGTLTLDREMSMFTGTCRWMGKEVQISLDVEIEKKASWTRATNVMKKLLADQEVWDKSLRAMAAQKLTAQANEWLADNDQTDRDPEKDPITGDEFARRIILTEFSVSPGGRFTAWYEDDDMFWGHVVTVDGTLKKGPIGADIQG; from the coding sequence ATGAAAAAGAGAACGGTCAAGGACTTTATTGCCCTGTACGCCCAGGAAGATGGGGAAAAGCTGGTGCTGATCCAGAGCGGTACCAGCGCGGACAAAACCTTTCTGGATACTTTCTGGACGGCGCATACCCATGCCCTTGCCATGGCGGATGTCCAGACCGGACAGGTGATCTCCGGCCGATGCTACCTGAGCTGGCCGCTGACGGACAAGGAGCGGGAATCCGGCGGCTATTCCAAGCGGTTTGCCAAGGGCCGGATTTACCGGATCAAAGCCCGCGGCTGGAAAGGCGATGCCCTCAGCGAACCTCAGTGGTATGTCACGGAGATACTGGAGGAAGGCGTACCCTGTCCGGCACTGGAGGAGCTCTGGGCGGAATACACAAAGCCCATTCTTCTGGAGGACGAGGTGCTGGGAACCCTCACGCTGGATCGTGAAATGAGTATGTTCACCGGGACCTGCCGGTGGATGGGAAAAGAAGTCCAGATCTCGCTGGATGTGGAGATTGAAAAGAAAGCGTCCTGGACCCGCGCCACCAATGTGATGAAGAAACTGCTGGCAGATCAGGAAGTCTGGGATAAGTCCCTGCGGGCGATGGCTGCCCAGAAGCTCACCGCTCAGGCCAACGAATGGCTGGCGGACAATGACCAGACCGACCGGGACCCGGAGAAAGATCCCATCACCGGGGATGAGTTCGCCCGGCGCATCATTCTCACTGAGTTTTCGGTCTCCCCCGGCGGGCGTTTTACCGCTTGGTATGAGGACGATGATATGTTCTGGGGCCATGTGGTCACTGTGGATGGAACACTGAAAAAAGGCCCCATTGGTGCGGATATACAGGGGTGA